The Impatiens glandulifera chromosome 3, dImpGla2.1, whole genome shotgun sequence genome contains a region encoding:
- the LOC124932740 gene encoding WRKY transcription factor 71-like translates to MSDETRNFFYHDPFISSTNNYSFSFSNNITTSLGHGHGHDHQLGFDPQYTSFTNYDQYQAMQRDFGFSTAPESSQVFSNSVQNEHNHHEYCPGVTNSSISSSSTEAVGEEDKKNSLQRGSDGIDGGESSKKLMPKEKGILKKKAEKKERQARFAFMTKSEVDHLEDGYRWRKYGQKAVKNSPFPRSYYRCTTQKCTVKKRVERCYEDPSTVVTTYEGQHNHSIPSTMRGAGPVSNNHLLSQSNINPMSFSSKDMETSKLCSPTYEIHQQFPDYGLLQDMLPSMFFLKHEQHQYP, encoded by the exons ATGTCTGATGAAACAAGAAACTTCTTTTACCATGACCCATTCATCTCCTCAACCAATAATTATTCTTTCTCATTCTCCAACAATATTACCACTTCACTTGGCCATGGTCATGGCCATGATCATCAATTAGGGTTTGATCCTCAATACACGAGCTTCACAAACTACGATCAATACCAAGCCATGCAAAGAGACTTTGGTTTCTCAACCGCCCCGGAATCTTCTCAAGTGTTTTCTAATTCGGTACAAAACGAGCATAATCATCATGAATATTGTCCCGGCGTGACAAATTCTTCGATATCTTCCTCGTCTACAGAAGCTGTTGGCGAGGAAGATAAGAAGAATAGTCTGCAAAGAGGCTCAGATGGTATTGATGGTGGAGAGAGCTCAAAGAAACT GATGCCTAAAGAGAAAGGAATATTAAAGAAGAAAgcagaaaagaaagaaagacagGCTCGGTTTGCTTTCATGACAAAGAGCGAAGTTGACCATCTAGAAGATGGTTACCGTTGGAGAAAGTATGGACAAAAAGCTGTCAAGAATAGCCCTTTCCcaag aaGCTATTACAGATGCACGACACAAAAATGCACGGTGAAGAAACGTGTTGAGAGATGCTACGAAGATCCATCAACCGTGGTCACCACGTACGAGGGTCAACATAACCATTCCATACCCTCGACAATGAGAGGGGCAGGTCCGGTTTCGAATAATCACTTGTTATCACAATCCAATATTAATCCAATGAGCTTCTCCTCGAAAGACATGGAAACATCAAAATTATGCTCTCCCACTTATGAGATTCACCAACAGTTTCCTGATTATGGACTTCTACAAGACATGCTTCCTTCCATGTTTTTTTTGAAACATGAGCAACATCAATATCCATGA
- the LOC124931301 gene encoding UDP-N-acetylglucosamine transferase subunit ALG14, with translation MIDYFSTMLLHQWLLLISSFLALILARICYVMYKTGKPLCKTLQPLSTLIIMGSGGHTAEMLNLLAVLNIDRFEPRFYIAAATDNMSLQKARSFEDSLTNKEGRNCQYVQIYRSREVGQSYITSIGTTLIATAHALWLMIKFRPQVILCNGPGTCIPLCVIAFFFKVAGIRWSSIFYMESIARVRRLSLSGLLLYKLRMADQFFVQWPQLKKEYPRSHYVGCLM, from the exons ATGATTGATTACTTCTCCACTATGTTGCTGCATCAATGGCTTTTACTGATCTCAAGTTTTCTAGCCTTAATCCTCGCTCGAATTTGCTATGTAATGTACAAGACTGGCAAACCGCTCTGTAAAACTCTTCAACCTCTTAGCACCCTCATTATTATGGGCTCAG GAGGTCATACTGCTGAGATGCTGAATCTGTTGGCTGTTCTAAACATAGATAGATTTGAACCGAGATTCTATATTGCAGCAGCTACTGACAATATGAGTCTTCAAAAGGCTCGATCTTTTGAGGATTCTTTAACAAATAAG GAAGGTAGAAATTGCCAGTATGTGCAAATATACAGGAGCCGAGAAGTAGGTCAATCGTACATAACCTCAATAGGTACAACGTTGATTGCAACTGCTCACGCTTTGTGGCTAATGATAAAGTTCCGCCCCCAAGTg ATTCTTTGTAATGGTCCTGGAACTTGCATACCATTGTGTGTGATTGCATTCTTCTTCAAG GTTGCTGGAATTAGATGGTCGTCTATTTTTTATATGGAGAGTATAGCGAGAGTAAGGAGGCTTTCTTTAAGTGGTTTGCTTCTTTACAAGTTAAGGATGGCAGATCAGTTCTTTGTACAATGGCCTCAACTAAAGAAGGAATATCCGCGATCTCATTATGTGGGTTGTCTTATGTGA
- the LOC124929894 gene encoding early nodulin-like protein 1 → MLKWKNGLGLGLDLLAVAGFRYKKDSVMEVTEKEFNNCNSTRPISFSNNGHTKIEFERSGLFYFISGASGHCQLGQKMVVKVMSPDEDGNNRSSSSMLSGAYGGMMAMIHLALFCYFN, encoded by the exons atgctgaaatggaagaatggtttaggtttaggtttagattTATTGGCTGTTGCAG GTTTTCGGTACAAGAAGGACTCTGTAATGGAGGTGACTGAAAAAGAGTTCAATAACTGCAATTCAACAAGACCCATTTCGTTTTCTAACAATGGTCATacaaaaattgagtttgaacGTTCTGggttgttttatttcattagtgGCGCTTCTGGTCATTGCCAACTTGGACAAAAGATGGTAGTGAAAGTTATGTCACCGGACGAAGATGGAAATAACCGGTCTTCTTCTTCTATGTTGTCCGGTGCTTATGGAGGAATGATGGCTATGATTCATCTTGCTCTGTTTtgttactttaattaa
- the LOC124930646 gene encoding LRR receptor-like serine/threonine-protein kinase FLS2, whose product MVPNTTILLFLLVIISFWSAKATHYYEIELEALKAFKNSITKDPTGILLDWNDSNSHYCNWTGVACDSSNRAISLSFLDKNLQGRITPFLGNLSALQLLDLSINAFNGYIPPQLSHCSQLQVMNLYSNLLSGSIPPEFGKMNNLQGLGLGGNFLNGTIPESFCNLTELVELSLISSNLSGPIPDCIGNLINLELFLAYENSLEGPIPSSFGMFKALKTIDFTMNHLSGELPPQIGNMSSLEVLQLFFNSFSGQIPPELGKCTNLVLLNLYSNEFTGGIPPELGNLTKLETLLLYDNKLNSTIPVTLFRAKSITHLELSKNELIGGIPSEVGFLTSLQVLTLQLNRLTGEIPISISNLTNLTYFSIGDNSITGSIPSNIGLLYNLRNLSINNNLIDGPIPSSITNCTSLFEIGVAYNKLTSRIPNGLGKMSNLIFLSLGVNNMFGEIPDDLFNCSNLKSLDLSNNNFSGTLKPGIGNLFNLKRLQLHFNSFSGPIPYSIGNLSRLFSLVFHHNRLSGTLPPQLSKLSVLQGMQLNDNLFNGGIPKEIFQMKNLTEIRIQNNKLTGPILHEISELEWLAYLDLSGNMFNGTIPEPLARLSRLLALDLSHNNLVGSIPESIILGMTNMQLCLNLSHNFLVGIIPGNLGQLEMVNSIDFSNNRLSGSIPSTLKSCKGLNSLDLSGNNLSGSIPSDAFGQISLLTSLNLSNNQLDGPLPEDLSYLNQLTSVDLSKNKLNGVIPQSYANISTLNHLNLSYNQLGGRVPEGGIFRNMTTTAIIGNSALCGTAFLKPCSIKNNSSSSHNFSKKTIVIVATVGSLITLLLVIVLSVLYRNSNKKKREEVENVMPEYTSGLNLTRFKPYELEKATNSFSEDNIIGASSLSTVYKGTLDDGKIVAVKKLNLLRFSKESDKIFYRETKTLSQLRHRNLVKVLGYAWESGKLKALVLEYMENGNLDRIIHDPQVNESKLTLAERTDILVAIANGVVYLHSSYDYPIVHCDLKPSNILLDKSGEAHVSDFGTSRILGVSSASSAFEGTIGYMAPELAYMKSVTTKVDVFSFGIIMMELLTRKRPTEIEEENGLPITLTQLVERAVESGIQSVIGVADPRLALSNSMEIEIMEEILKLALYCTRQDPEDRPDMDQVLLSILKMSKKIKSFVSSIK is encoded by the exons ATGGTTCCTAACACCAccattcttctttttcttctagtGATCATCTCATTTTGGTCTGCAAAAGCAACCCATTACTATGAAATCGAACTAGAGGCATTAAAAGCCTTCAAGAACTCAATCACAAAAGACCCAACTGGAATCCTTCTTGATTGGAACGACTCCAACAGCCACTACTGCAACTGGACAGGAGTCGCCTGTGATTCATCCAACCGCGCTATCTCCCTTTCCTTCCTCGACAAAAACCTCCAAGGCCGAATCACTCCTTTCCTCGGAAACCTCTCAGCCCTCCAACTACTCGATCTCTCCATCAATGCTTTCAACGGCTACATTCCTCCACAACTATCCCATTGTTCCCAGCTTCAAGTCATGAATCTGTACTCGAATCTCCTATCGGGTTCAATCCCGCCTGAATTTGGGAAAATGAACAATCTCCAGGGGTTGGGTCTGGGAGGAAACTTCTTGAACGGAACCATCCCGGAGAGTTTTTGTAACTTGACGGAATTGGTGGAGCTCAGCCTCATCTCCAGTAATCTCAGTGGCCCGATTCCTGACTGCATTGGTAATTTAATCAATCTTGAGCTCTTTCTAGCTTATGAAAATAGTTTGGAAGGTCCTATTCCTTCTTCCTTTGGGATGTTCAAGGCTTTGAAGACAATTGACTTTACCATGAATCATCTATCTGGAGAATTACCTCCACAGATAGGGAACATGTCGAGCTTGGAAGTTCTTCAACTGTTTTTCAACTCGTTTTCGGGACAAATCCCACCCGAGTTAGGTAAGTGTACAAATCTCGTTTTGTTAAACTTATACTCAAATGAGTTTACTGGAGGAATTCCTCCTGAACTTGGAAACTTGACCAAATTGGAGACTCTCTTGTTGTATGACAACAAATTGAATTCCACAATTCCGGTTACTTTGTTCCGGGCTAAGTCGATTACCCACTTAGAACTCTCTAAGAATGAGCTAATTGGTGGAATACCATCAGAGGTTGGCTTTCTAACTTCGTTGCAAGTTTTGACACTCCAATTGAATAGACTCACTGGGGAAATACCTATTTCGATATCAAACTTGACCAATCTGACTTACTTTTCGATAGGAGACAATTCCATCACGGGTTCAATACCCTCCAATATAGGTTTACTTTATAACTTGAGGAACCTTTCCATTAACAATAACCTAATCGATGGACCTATTCCATCAAGCATCACGAATTGCACGTCTCTTTTTGAAATTGGAGTGGCGTACAATAAGCTGACTAGCAGGATCCCAAATGGGCTAGGAAAGATGTCAAATCTTATTTTCTTATCTTTAGGCGTAAACAACATGTTCGGGGAAATTCCAGATGATCTCTTCAACTGCTCTAATCTAAAGAGCCTAGATTTGAGCAATAACAATTTTAGTGGAACATTGAAACCTGGTATTGgcaatctcttcaacctgaaaAGACTGCAACTTCATTTCAATTCATTTAGTGGGCCAATTCCATACTCGATTGGCAACTTGAGCCGATTGTTTTCTTTAGTTTTCCACCATAATAGATTATCGGGTACACTTCCTCCTCAACTATCAAAGCTTTCTGTTCTCCAGGGGATGCAATTGAATGATAACTTGTTTAATGGTGGAATACCAAAGGAGATTTTTCAGATGAAAAATCTGACTGAAATTAGAATTCAGAATAACAAGTTGACGGGTCCCATTCTACACGAAATCTCCGAGCTTGAATGGCTTGCCTACTTGGATCTCAGTGGCAACATGTTTAATGGGACGATACCAGAACCATTAGCACGGCTTAGTCGACTACTCGCTTTAGATCTTTCACACAACAATCTCGTTGGTTCTATTCCTGAATCAATTATATTGGGTATGACAAACATGCAGTTATGCTTGAATTTGTCGCACAATTTCTTGGTGGGGATCATTCCAGGCAATCTCGGGCAGCTAGAAATGGTCAATTCAATCGACTTCTCAAATAACAGACTTTCAGGAAGCATTCCCAGCACGCTTAAGAGCTGCAAAGGCTTGAATTCACTCGATCTATCTGGGAATAATCTGTCTGGCTCAATTCCTAGTGATGCCTTTGGCCAGATCTCATTGCTCACAAGCTTGAATCTTTCTAATAATCAACTTGACGGACCACTTCCTGAAGATCTGTCATATTTGAATCAACTCACATCTGTCGATCTTTCTAAAAACAAGCTAAATGGCGTGATCCCCCAGAGCTATGCCAATATTTCCACACTGAATCATCTCAACCTTTCATATAATCAACTTGGGGGACGAGTTCCAGAAGGTGGTATCTTCAGAAATATGACCACAACTGCTATAATCGGAAATTCAGCACTCTGTGGGACTGCATTTCTCAAACCATGCAGCATAAAGAACAACTCAAGTTCTTCCCACAacttttcaaagaaaacaaTAGTGATCGTCGCGACAGTTGGTTCTCTAATCACACTCCTCCTCGTTATAGTATTGTCAGTTCTCTATCGGAATAGTAATAAGAAAAAACGAGAAGAGGTAGAAAATGTAATGCCAGAATACACTTCTGGATTGAACCTTACAAGGTTCAAACCATATGAGCTAGAGAAAGCCACCAACTCTTTCAGTGAAGATAATATTATTGGAGCTAGTAGTTTGAGCACTGTCTACAAAGGCACATTGGATGATGGGAAAATTGTAGCTGTGAAGAAATTGAATCTACTTCGGTTCTCCAAAGAATCTGATAAGATCTTCTACAGAGAAACCAAAACACTAAGCCAGTTGAGGCATAGAAATTTGGTGAAGGTGCTAGGTTATGCTTGGGAAAGTGGGAAGCTAAAGGCCCTGGTTCTAGAATACATGGAAAATGGAAATCTAGACAGAATCATACATGATCCTCAAGTAAATGAATCAAAATTGACACTGGCTGAGAGAACTGACATCCTAGTTGCTATTGCTAATGGAGTGGTTTATCTTCATTCCAGTTACGATTATCCCATAGTTCACTGTGATCTAAAACCATCCAACATTCTATTAGATAAAAGTGGGGAAGCCCATGTAAGCGATTTTGGGACATCTCGAATATTAGGTGTTTCTTCTGCATCATCAGCATTTGAAGGCACTATTGGTTACATGGCTCCAG AGTTGGCATATATGAAGAGTGTGACAACTAAAGTGGATGTGTTCAGCTTTGGGATAATAATGATGGAGTTGTTAACAAGAAAGAGACCGACAGAGATAGAAGAAGAGAATGGCTTACCGATCACATTGACTCAGCTGGTGGAGAGAGCGGTTGAGAGTGGAATTCAGAGTGTCATTGGAGTTGCTGATCCTCGGCTAGCTCTTAGCAATTCCATGGAGATCGAGATCATGGAGGAGATTCTGAAATTGGCATTGTATTGCACACGACAAGATCCGGAAGATCGACCTGATATGGATCAAGTGTTATTGTCCATTTTGAAGATgagcaagaaaataaaatcatttgtaTCATCAATCAAATGA
- the LOC124932568 gene encoding transcription factor bHLH144, whose translation MAIEQQQTVTPNPKHLMDNQMACSFIHNNNASNDANLMPTYINLAMPTHPVEFQTSEACPKNFIIFDQNFNGSQVTFHPTIAPKFCYPGLDEKCQIREAVCIQSESESERERKRKREVSCIKEDSDDIDALLMSSEEIVGSDEDEVSTGRTVGNYGGESPDSDSRSTCSSSRRRNGNSSRRKKTRNMVKMLKRIVPGGDRMSTADVLDGAVKYLKSLKGEAMKLGNGNKAV comes from the coding sequence ATGGCTATAGAACAACAGCAAACCGTTACTCCAAATCCTAAGCATCTTATGGACAATCAAATGGCTTGTAGCTTCAtccataataataatgcttCAAATGATGCCAACCTTATGCCCACATATATAAACCTCGCAATGCCCACTCACCCTGTTGAATTTCAAACCTCCGAGGCTTGTCCAAAGAATTTCATTATATTCGACCAGAATTTTAATGGAAGCCAGGTTACTTTCCACCCAACAATTGCACCTAAATTCTGCTATCCTGGTTTAGATGAGAAGTGTCAGATAAGAGAAGCAGTTTGTATTCAAAGTGAAAGTGAAAgtgaaagagaaagaaaaagaaaaagagaggtTTCTTGTATAAAAGAAGACTCTGACGATATCGATGCGCTGTTGATGAGCTCAGAAGAGATAGTAGGATCTGACGAAGACGAGGTCAGCACAGGTAGAACAGTTGGGAATTACGGAGGTGAATCTCCTGATTCTGATTCTCGATCAACTTGCAGCAGCTCGAGACGAAGAAATGGCAACTCTTCCAGGCGTAAAAAGACTAGGAATATGGTGAAGATGCTTAAGAGAATTGTACCCGGTGGAGATCGAATGAGTACGGCTGATGTTCTTGATGGAGCTGTTAAGTATCTTAAATCTCTGAAGGGGGAAGCAATGAAGCTTGGAAATGGAAACAAGGcagtataa